One Candidatus Limnocylindrales bacterium genomic region harbors:
- the yajC gene encoding preprotein translocase subunit YajC — protein sequence MDSTWDAMAQQLAPLVLIMGVFYFLLIRPQQQKAKEHDDLVKGLKRGEMVVTSSGLFGRITEVKDQEVMLEIAPNVRVRYDRTKIAGVVKAGGTGSKADQAGS from the coding sequence ATGGATAGCACCTGGGACGCGATGGCTCAGCAACTCGCTCCGCTGGTGCTGATCATGGGCGTTTTCTATTTTCTGCTCATTCGGCCCCAGCAGCAGAAGGCGAAGGAGCACGACGATCTCGTCAAAGGGCTCAAGCGCGGCGAGATGGTTGTTACGTCGAGCGGCCTGTTCGGACGGATTACGGAAGTGAAGGACCAGGAAGTGATGCTCGAGATCGCCCCGAACGTTCGCGTTCGTTACGACCGGACCAAGATTGCCGGCGTCGTCAAAGCGGGCGGAACCGGCAGCAAAGCCGATCAGGCTGGATCGTAA
- the tgt gene encoding tRNA guanosine(34) transglycosylase Tgt, with the protein MSALRFDILSRARGGGRTGRLTLAHGIVETPAFMPVGTYGSVRGVTPRQLRTAGTQMVLANAYHLALRPGAATVAALGGIQRFMGWNGPVLTDSGGFQVFSLADTCKVDEQGAVFRSPIDGAKLRLTPESVVALEETLGVDIGMVFDLCIANPGDRSAAAAAAGRTLRWAERARAVTRDDSPTAIFAIQQGGLFEDLRRENSEGLVALDFPGYAVGGLSVGEERAETMRTAEFSVRMLPDAKPRYMMGMGTPLDLVDLCGWGYDLFDCVLPTRNGRNGSIFTADGTISIRNACHRASDLPLEEGCECEACIDFSRGYLHHLAKRGEMLAAILASVHNVSFYQRLMRDIRTALASDAYEGFRTRFRARYEGELDG; encoded by the coding sequence ATGAGCGCGCTTCGCTTCGACATCCTGTCGCGTGCTCGCGGCGGCGGCCGCACCGGCCGCCTCACGCTCGCACACGGCATCGTCGAGACGCCGGCGTTCATGCCGGTCGGCACCTACGGCAGCGTGCGCGGCGTGACGCCTCGCCAGCTCCGCACCGCCGGCACGCAGATGGTGCTGGCGAACGCGTACCATCTCGCGCTCCGGCCGGGTGCCGCAACGGTCGCAGCGCTCGGCGGCATCCAGCGCTTCATGGGATGGAACGGGCCGGTGCTGACCGACAGCGGAGGATTCCAGGTCTTCAGCCTTGCCGACACCTGCAAGGTGGACGAGCAGGGCGCGGTGTTCCGCTCACCGATCGACGGAGCAAAGCTGCGCCTTACGCCGGAGAGCGTCGTCGCGCTGGAAGAAACGCTCGGCGTCGACATCGGCATGGTGTTCGACCTGTGCATCGCGAATCCCGGCGACCGGTCAGCGGCGGCTGCGGCGGCGGGGCGGACGCTGCGCTGGGCCGAACGGGCCCGCGCGGTCACTCGCGACGACTCGCCGACTGCGATTTTCGCCATCCAGCAGGGAGGGCTTTTCGAGGACCTCCGGCGCGAGAATTCCGAAGGCCTGGTCGCCCTCGACTTTCCGGGCTATGCGGTCGGCGGCCTGTCCGTGGGCGAGGAAAGGGCGGAGACGATGCGCACGGCCGAGTTCTCGGTCCGGATGCTGCCGGATGCCAAGCCCCGCTACATGATGGGTATGGGCACCCCCCTCGATCTCGTGGACCTGTGCGGATGGGGCTACGACCTGTTCGACTGCGTTCTTCCGACGCGCAACGGGCGCAATGGGAGCATATTCACGGCCGACGGAACCATCTCCATTCGCAACGCCTGCCACAGGGCCAGCGACCTGCCGCTGGAGGAGGGCTGCGAGTGTGAAGCTTGTATAGACTTTTCGCGCGGTTATCTTCATCATCTCGCGAAACGCGGCGAGATGCTCGCAGCCATTCTAGCGAGCGTGCACAACGTAAGTTTCTACCAACGATTGATGAGGGACATTCGCACGGCGCTCGCGTCGGACGCGTACGAGGGCTTCCGGACGAGGTTCCGCGCCCGTTACGAAGGAGAACTTGATGGATAG
- the queA gene encoding tRNA preQ1(34) S-adenosylmethionine ribosyltransferase-isomerase QueA, giving the protein MNRPVPAEHDGPFWTGELDYRLPEQSIAQVPAERREDSRLMVLDRTREGALHSRFSDIARFIPDGALLVANDSKVVPARLRGRKLETGGVVEALVLATASDNVASAMIRVAKPLREGQTIELEEGVTARVVSAPEHGRALLDFSPRSVAEVLERCGEIPLPPYIERSAGPTPGDIERYQTVYARRPGSVAAPTAGLHFTPELLAGLERSGFEFATITLHVGPGTFTPVRGSLSTHTMEEERFEISEDVAARIASARAAGRPVVAIGTTTVRALESAASPNGDVTAGEGTSSLFIQPGYRFRIVDALVTNFHLPGSTLLALVMALAGRDRIRRAYETAVAEGYRFYSYGDAMLIR; this is encoded by the coding sequence GTGAACCGACCCGTTCCGGCCGAGCACGATGGTCCGTTCTGGACCGGCGAGCTCGACTATCGTCTTCCTGAACAGAGCATTGCGCAGGTTCCCGCCGAGCGGCGCGAGGACTCGCGCCTGATGGTGCTCGACCGCACGAGGGAAGGCGCCCTGCATTCGCGCTTCTCGGACATTGCGCGCTTCATTCCGGATGGCGCGCTTCTCGTTGCCAACGATTCGAAAGTGGTTCCGGCGCGTCTTCGCGGCCGCAAACTCGAGACCGGCGGCGTGGTCGAAGCCCTCGTGCTTGCGACGGCTTCGGACAACGTTGCGTCGGCGATGATCCGCGTCGCCAAACCGCTTCGCGAAGGGCAGACCATCGAGCTCGAAGAAGGCGTCACCGCGCGCGTGGTTTCGGCCCCCGAGCACGGCCGCGCGCTGCTCGATTTCTCACCGCGTTCCGTCGCGGAGGTGCTCGAACGCTGCGGCGAGATTCCGCTGCCGCCGTACATCGAGCGATCCGCCGGCCCGACACCGGGCGACATCGAGCGCTATCAGACCGTGTATGCGCGCCGTCCGGGCTCGGTCGCCGCGCCGACCGCCGGGCTGCACTTTACGCCGGAGCTGCTGGCCGGCCTCGAGCGAAGCGGATTCGAGTTCGCGACGATCACGCTTCACGTCGGTCCCGGCACGTTCACGCCGGTTCGCGGCAGCCTTTCCACGCACACGATGGAAGAGGAGCGCTTCGAGATCAGCGAGGATGTTGCGGCTCGCATCGCGTCGGCGCGCGCCGCCGGACGGCCCGTTGTCGCCATCGGAACGACCACGGTACGCGCGCTCGAGAGCGCGGCCAGTCCGAATGGAGACGTAACAGCGGGCGAAGGCACCAGCAGCCTGTTCATCCAGCCCGGCTATCGCTTCCGCATCGTCGACGCGCTCGTCACCAACTTCCATCTTCCGGGATCGACGCTGCTCGCGCTCGTCATGGCGCTCGCCGGACGCGACCGGATTCGACGCGCATACGAAACTGCCGTGGCCGAAGGTTACCGCTTCTACAGCTACGGCGACGCGATGCTGATCCGATGA
- a CDS encoding slipin family protein codes for MIEMNRLVVVVLLLLVLASGVKVIREYERAVVLRLGRLVPYRGPGIIFVIPAIEKMVRIDMRTTTIDVPAQDVITRDNVSVKVDAVLYFRVVEPSRAVIEVENYLYATSLLAQTTLRSVCGQGELDHLLSDRDKINTQIQAILDEQTEPWGIKVVAIEVKQIDLPQEMQRAMARQAEAERDRRAKIINAEGEFQASGRLAEAAAIMGEHPIAIQLRFLQALVEIASEQHSTLVLPIPVDLLTPFIDLARKHVAGGSVTAAPVNTTGGDRSA; via the coding sequence ATGATCGAAATGAACCGACTGGTCGTCGTCGTCCTGCTGCTGCTTGTTCTCGCGTCGGGCGTCAAGGTCATCCGCGAGTACGAGAGAGCCGTCGTGCTGCGCCTCGGCCGGCTCGTTCCGTATCGCGGGCCGGGCATCATCTTCGTGATCCCCGCCATCGAGAAGATGGTGCGGATCGACATGCGCACGACCACCATCGACGTGCCGGCCCAGGACGTGATCACGCGCGACAACGTGTCGGTCAAGGTCGATGCGGTCCTGTACTTCCGCGTTGTCGAGCCGAGCCGCGCCGTGATCGAAGTGGAAAACTACCTGTACGCGACGTCCTTGCTCGCGCAGACCACACTGCGGAGCGTCTGCGGACAGGGCGAGCTCGACCACCTGTTGTCGGATCGCGACAAGATCAACACCCAGATCCAGGCGATCCTCGACGAACAGACCGAGCCGTGGGGCATCAAGGTCGTTGCGATCGAGGTCAAGCAGATCGATCTTCCGCAGGAGATGCAGCGTGCGATGGCCCGGCAGGCGGAAGCCGAACGCGACCGGCGTGCGAAGATCATCAACGCCGAAGGCGAGTTCCAGGCGTCGGGGAGACTGGCCGAGGCGGCCGCGATCATGGGAGAGCATCCGATCGCGATCCAGCTGCGGTTCCTTCAGGCACTCGTCGAGATCGCGTCCGAGCAGCACTCGACGCTCGTTCTGCCTATTCCGGTCGACCTGCTCACGCCGTTCATCGACCTTGCGCGCAAGCACGTGGCTGGTGGCAGTGTCACCGCGGCGCCCGTCAACACGACCGGAGGCGACCGCAGCGCGTGA